One genomic segment of Rhizobium viscosum includes these proteins:
- a CDS encoding site-specific DNA-methyltransferase — protein MASVFPLADLKTSVKPGSWVDTIIKGDCVAALEALPSQSVDVIFADPPYNLQLGGTLHRPDQSLVDAVDDEWDQFASFEAYDAFTRAWLLACRRVLKPTGTIWVIGSYHNIFRVGATLQDLNFWILNDIVWRKTNPMPNFKGRRFQNAHETMIWASPNAKAKGYTFNYDAMKAANDDVQMRSDWLFPICSGNERLKGEDGKKAHPTQKPEALLARVIMASSKPGDIILDPFFGSGTTGAVAKRLGRHFVGIEREQDYIDAASARIAAVEPLGKAELTVMTGKKAEARVAFNVLVESGLIKPGQVLTDAKRRYSAVVRADGTVAAGGEAGSIHRLGAKVQGLDACNGWTFWHFDDGQTLRPIDELRSVIRSDLAKVG, from the coding sequence ATGGCGTCTGTATTTCCGCTTGCCGACCTCAAGACTTCCGTCAAGCCGGGCTCCTGGGTCGACACGATCATCAAGGGTGATTGCGTTGCAGCCCTTGAGGCTCTTCCCAGCCAGTCCGTTGACGTCATCTTCGCCGATCCGCCCTACAATCTGCAACTTGGTGGCACACTGCACCGGCCGGACCAGTCGCTGGTCGATGCCGTTGATGACGAGTGGGATCAGTTCGCCTCCTTCGAGGCCTATGACGCCTTCACCCGCGCCTGGCTGCTTGCCTGCCGCCGCGTCCTGAAGCCGACGGGCACGATCTGGGTCATCGGTTCCTATCACAACATTTTCCGCGTCGGTGCCACGCTGCAGGATCTGAACTTCTGGATCCTGAACGACATCGTCTGGCGCAAGACCAACCCGATGCCGAACTTCAAGGGCCGTCGTTTCCAGAACGCCCACGAGACGATGATCTGGGCAAGCCCGAACGCCAAGGCCAAGGGCTACACTTTCAACTATGATGCCATGAAGGCGGCCAATGACGATGTGCAGATGCGCTCCGACTGGCTCTTCCCGATTTGCAGCGGCAACGAGCGCCTGAAGGGCGAGGACGGCAAGAAAGCCCATCCGACGCAAAAGCCGGAAGCATTGCTCGCCCGTGTCATCATGGCCTCGTCCAAGCCTGGCGATATCATCCTCGATCCCTTCTTCGGTTCGGGAACGACCGGCGCCGTCGCCAAGCGTCTCGGCCGCCATTTCGTCGGCATCGAGCGTGAGCAGGACTATATCGATGCGGCCTCCGCCCGCATCGCCGCCGTCGAGCCGCTCGGCAAGGCGGAACTGACCGTGATGACCGGCAAGAAGGCTGAAGCCCGCGTCGCCTTCAACGTGCTGGTCGAAAGCGGCCTCATCAAGCCCGGCCAGGTACTGACGGACGCAAAACGGCGCTACAGCGCCGTCGTGCGCGCCGATGGCACGGTCGCCGCTGGTGGCGAGGCCGGCTCCATTCATCGCCTCGGCGCGAAAGTGCAGGGCCTTGATGCATGCAACGGATGGACCTTCTGGCACTTCGACGATGGGCAAACCCTGCGCCCGATCGACGAATTGCGGTCCGTCATCCGCAGTGACCTTGCAAAGGTGGGTTGA
- a CDS encoding nuclear transport factor 2 family protein translates to MAFDPAAAIDRFHTAINDLDFPEIENWFAEDATYVSNGVGSLAGRAEIMAAFRRYFDDYPDQTAENSVVETLTPFSGRAVWSVRATHSKTGKPLIREGEETITFNEDGKVTRVEVTDYQEF, encoded by the coding sequence ATGGCCTTCGACCCCGCAGCGGCCATTGACCGCTTCCACACCGCGATCAACGATCTAGATTTTCCCGAGATCGAGAACTGGTTTGCCGAGGATGCCACTTATGTCTCTAACGGCGTCGGCAGCCTTGCCGGCCGGGCCGAGATCATGGCCGCATTCCGCCGCTACTTCGACGACTACCCGGACCAGACGGCGGAGAATTCTGTGGTCGAGACGCTGACGCCGTTCTCCGGCCGCGCCGTGTGGTCCGTTCGAGCAACACACAGCAAGACCGGCAAGCCGCTGATCCGCGAAGGCGAGGAAACGATCACTTTCAACGAGGACGGCAAGGTTACGCGCGTCGAGGTGACCGATTACCAGGAATTCTGA